A region of the Pseudorca crassidens isolate mPseCra1 chromosome 9, mPseCra1.hap1, whole genome shotgun sequence genome:
TTCGGAGCAGCCGCGAGAAGAGGCGCTCGGCTGACATCTTCATCGCCAGCCTGGCGGTGGCCGACCTGACTTTCGTGGTGACCCTGCCGCTGTGGGCCACCTACACGTACCGGGACTACGATTGGCCCTTCGGGGCGTTCGCCTGCAAGCTCAGCAGCTATCTCATCTTCGTCAACATGTACGCCAGCGTCTTCTGTCTCACCGGCCTCAGCTTCGACCGCTACCTGGCCATCGTGAGGCCCGTGGCCAACGCCCGGCTGCGGCTGCGGGTGAGCGGGGCCGCGGCCACGGCCGTCCTGTGGGCGCTGGCCGCCCTCCTGGCCGTGCCGGTCATGGTGTTCCGCTCCACCGGCACCATCCTCCACGTGGAGAACAGCACCAGGGTGCAGTGCTTCATGGACTACTCCATGGTGGCCGGCCCGAGCTCCGAGTGGGCCTGGGAGGTGGGCCTGGGCGTCTCGTCCACCGCCGTGGGCTTCGTGGTGCCCTTCATCGTCATGCTCACCTGCTATTTCTTCATCGCCCAGACCATCGCCGGCCACTTCCGCAAGGAGCGCATCGAGGGCCTGCGGAAGCGGCGCCGTCTCCTGAGTATCATCGTGGTGCTGGTGTTGACGTTCGCCCTGTGCTGGACGCCCTACCACCTGGTGAAGACGCTCTACATGCTGGGCAGCCTGCTGCACTGGCCCTGCGACTTCGACATCTTCCTCCTGAACGTTTTCCCCTACTGCACCTGCATCAGCTACGTCAACAGCTGCCTCAACCCCTTCCTCTACGCCTTCTTCGACCTGCGCTTCCGCCAGGCCTGCGCCTCCGTGCTCTGCTGGGGACAGAGCAGGTGCGGGGGAGCCTCCCACAGCAGCAGTGGGGAGAAGTCGGCCAGCTACTCCTCCGGGCACAGCCAGGGGCCCGGCCCCGGCAGCGGGAAGGGCGGAGAGCCGACGCAGGAGAAATCCATCCCCTACAGCCAAGAGACCCTCGTGGTTGACTAGGGCTGGGATCGCGGGCGCCTGGTGCCCTCTGCCCGGCCCCAGCCTTTGCCCTTGCTCTCTGAAGGTCAGGTCGCCGGGGGCACCTTCTCTCTTGCACTTGACTCCTTTCCCTGCCTCCTGCCTGTGTCCTTgtcctccttttccctttgctctGGTTCAGAGGTTTGTGGTTTAGTGGAGAGAGATTGAGCCCTGCAGACCCGGGCTCTGCCACTCAGTCTCTGTGAGACTGACCTTGCCGCAGTCTCTTCAACTCTCTGAGACGCAGTTTCTCTAcgtgtatacaatggagaaactaAAGTGATGTGTGTGTCCTGGCTCAGTAAAAGTTCGTTTCCCCCCAGCATTTTTCTTGGATCTGCAGCTTTTTTTCCTCCCCCCGTTTCCTTTTAGGTCTCTcgcccctcttcctctctctgtttccccctttctctctgcAATTTTTACTCAGAATCCGTACCTCCTggctcccaccccctctcccatAGCTCGTCTTCCTCGTTCAGCCCCTCCtttccatttttacttcttcGCTCTGAAGGGCTCCTAAGGGTTAAGACTCCTGAAGCTTGCAAACACTGCCCCTGTTCAAGCGCTTTGTCCGGTTCCCTGAGTGCCCCGGGAGGGAATGGGAGAACGGCCGAATGGCCGGGCAGGAGGCGGGCTGGGTGTCAGCAGAATGACTGCTCCCGTCTCTGCAGCTGAGGGCCCCAGAGCCTCCCTCCAAATTGGAGCGCTGCGCTGTCCTTTCAGGCACTGGAGGTAGAGCTGTCCACGAAGGGGGCCTCCCTTCCTGCAGCCCCTCCACGATGCCAACTAGATATGCTTTCTGCAGATTTCCTTAGACCCTTTTATTTCATCCTCTATTTTCTGTGGGGACTGGAGGGCAATGGGGTTGATGAAGCAGCAGGCTCCTTGGTTTCATGATATGAATGGGGAGCTGGGAagggaagatggagaaagaggggGAGTCTGCATTTCGTCTAAATGCTGCTTCGGTTCCCTCCCCAAGTCCTCATCCCTCCAA
Encoded here:
- the APLNR gene encoding apelin receptor → MEEGGDFDNYYGVDNQSECEYADWKSSGALIPAIYMLVFLLGTTGNGLVLWTLFRSSREKRRSADIFIASLAVADLTFVVTLPLWATYTYRDYDWPFGAFACKLSSYLIFVNMYASVFCLTGLSFDRYLAIVRPVANARLRLRVSGAAATAVLWALAALLAVPVMVFRSTGTILHVENSTRVQCFMDYSMVAGPSSEWAWEVGLGVSSTAVGFVVPFIVMLTCYFFIAQTIAGHFRKERIEGLRKRRRLLSIIVVLVLTFALCWTPYHLVKTLYMLGSLLHWPCDFDIFLLNVFPYCTCISYVNSCLNPFLYAFFDLRFRQACASVLCWGQSRCGGASHSSSGEKSASYSSGHSQGPGPGSGKGGEPTQEKSIPYSQETLVVD